A genomic region of Xanthocytophaga agilis contains the following coding sequences:
- a CDS encoding polysaccharide deacetylase, which yields MFRISITTLLFIALYIHSYGQITAYQVFYGVTNSEPQQIILRKWQQNNQQMYLLLNPYTLETSARQLPTNTIQKDSWNEIENLFQHTPYIKALHQEKGRDSNLQDAGIQRTDTTERGFSLTIDLCPSSKPLARSFFEQLITAFEPEEKPIPITITITGVWIQKHMQDLAYLKDLVNKGELDITWVNHSYHHYYSPSKPLPVNFLLAPNTKISDEVLLNEQYMLENGLTPSIFFRFPGLISDKAIFDQVLAFGLLPIGSDAWLAKKQQPKQGSLVLVHANGNEPVGLKDFIQMIKQKSNLIRKKAWLIYELPISIVNFEGR from the coding sequence ATGTTTCGCATCTCTATCACTACTCTTCTATTCATCGCCTTATATATTCATAGTTATGGACAGATTACTGCCTATCAGGTATTTTATGGAGTGACCAATTCGGAACCACAACAAATCATTTTGCGTAAATGGCAACAAAACAATCAGCAAATGTATCTTCTTCTTAATCCCTATACTCTTGAAACATCTGCCCGACAGTTACCCACCAATACGATTCAGAAAGATTCATGGAATGAGATCGAAAATTTATTTCAGCACACCCCGTATATAAAAGCCCTTCATCAGGAAAAAGGAAGAGATTCTAATCTCCAGGATGCAGGTATACAACGCACAGATACCACAGAACGTGGATTTAGCCTAACGATAGATCTTTGTCCATCTTCCAAGCCTCTTGCCCGTTCATTTTTTGAACAACTCATTACTGCATTTGAACCCGAAGAAAAGCCTATTCCTATCACTATTACAATCACAGGTGTATGGATACAAAAACATATGCAGGACTTAGCTTATCTGAAAGATCTTGTGAACAAAGGCGAACTGGATATTACATGGGTTAACCACTCCTATCATCACTATTATAGTCCTTCCAAACCTCTTCCGGTTAATTTCCTGCTTGCGCCAAATACCAAGATCTCAGATGAAGTGCTCCTAAATGAGCAGTATATGCTTGAAAATGGTTTAACCCCTTCCATATTTTTCCGGTTCCCCGGCCTAATCTCTGATAAAGCCATCTTTGATCAGGTACTTGCCTTTGGCTTACTTCCTATTGGAAGTGATGCATGGCTGGCAAAAAAACAGCAACCCAAACAAGGTAGCCTCGTACTTGTCCATGCCAATGGCAACGAACCTGTGGGGCTGAAAGACTTTATACAGATGATTAAACAAAAGTCGAATCTGATCAGAAAGAAAGCATGGCTTATTTATGAACTGCCTATCAGCATAGTAAACTTCGAAGGACGATAA